GAACTGGAGGTGAAGGCGGAGGAGTCCAAGGAGCAGTTGGGCGAACAGATCGATCAGCGCATCGACCAGGCGTTGGTGCAGGTGGGGTTGGTGAAGGCAGGGGTAAAAAGGGTGGCTGACCGGACGTCAGATACGTTCCAGCAGTTTGTCGACAAACGGGTGGATGCGGCGCTGGAGCGACTGGGTGTGGCGAGGAAAGAGGACATCGCATCCTTGTTGCAGCGCATTGAGTTGCTGGAGAGCAAGGTCAGTGTGCCGACGGTGGTCGAGCAGGTGGGTTGAGGTCTGAGGTCTTAACAATACCCTATGCAGTTCAATCCGCTGGCACGGCAGCAGCGTGATCTCGGTCGGCTGACTGAGATTGTGAAATCGTTGGTGCGCTACGGGTTGGCGGACTGGATGAGGCCGTTGCCGTTCTCGTGGATTCAGGAATTTTTCAGGAGCAGGGAGGGCGACAAGATTGCGGATGCGCCGATGGTGGTGCGGTTACGGATGGTGATGGCGGAACTGGGGCCGACGTTTACCAAGTTGGGTCAGTTGTTGAGCACGCGACCGGATCTGGTTGGTGCGGAGGTAGCGTTTGAACTGGCGAAATTGCAGTCGAGTGCCCCGGCAGATTCGGTGGAGGAAATTCGGCAGATCATCTTTGAGGATTTGGGGGCGGAACCGGAGTTGCTGTTTGCGGAGTTTGATCCGGTGGCTTTCGCTTCGGCGTCGATTGCGCAAGTGCATGGGGCACGGTTAATGAGTGGGGAGGCGGTGGTGCTGAAGGTGCAGAAGCCGGGGATTCGCAAGAAGATCGAGGCGGATTTGTCGATCCTGGCCTGGCTGGCGGAGCAGGCGGAAAAACATTCGCCGCAGTTGCGGGTTTATCAGCCGTTGGAGGTGGTGCGGCAGTTTGAGCGTTCGCTGAAACATGAGTTGGATTTTGATCATGAACGGCGCAACATGGAGGAGTTTGCGCATCGGTTTCGGAATGATCCGACGGTGAGGTTCCCGAAAGCATGGGCGGCTTATTCGAGCAAGCGGGTGCTGACGATGGAGCGATTTGAGGGGGTGTTTGGCAATGATCACGCGCAGCTGCAGGCGTCGGGATCGGACTTAAACACCTTCGCATTGCGGGGGGCCAACATGTATCTGGAGATGATTTTCAGGGATTCGTTTTATCATGCGGATCCTCATCCGGGGAACTTGATGCTGTTGCCGGGCGGCGTGGTGGGGGTGTTGGATTGCGGAATGACGGGGCGGCTGGATGAGCGGGTGAGAACGGAGATTGAGAATCTGGTGATGGCCGTCGGCCAGTCGGATCCCTTGGCATTGGCGGGGGCGGTGGTCAGGCTGGCGGTGCATCCGCCGGAAGGAGATCGCGAGCAATTGGTGGCGGAGCTTTCGGAGTTTGTGGCGGATCACACCGCGCGGCCGATTGGCGAGCTGGAGTTGAGTCCGGCGTTGCAGAGTTTGACGGGAATTATACGGCGGCATCATCTGATGTTGCCGCCATCCGTGTCGTTGTTGTTGAGGACACTGGTGTTGCTGGAGGGGACGTCGCAGTTGTTGAGTCCGCAGTTCAGTCTGGCGGCGGTGATCCGGCCGTTTTATCGAAGGGCAATTCGTCGGAGGTTGACGCCGAGTCGTTGGATCAATCGTTTCCAGCGCACGGTCGGCGACTGGGATGCGTTATTGCAAACGTTGCCGAATGATTTGAGCGAGATGGTGCAGCGGGTGCGAACAGGCAAATTTCAGGTGCACCTGGATCACCGTCATCTTGATCCGGTGATCAACCGGCTGGTGTTGGGCATTGTGGTGGCGTCACTGTTTTTGGGATCGTCGTTGTTGTGGAGCATGAAGGCACCGCCGGTGCTGGGTGGGGTGTCGATTTTCGGAGCGGCGGGTTATGCGATGGCGGTGTATCTTGGTTGGAAGTTGTTCAGGGCGATCCGGAGGTCGGGGGATATTGGGTCCGATGACGAGGAGGGGAGAGGTTGAAAGGCTAAAGGCTAACGGCTAACGGCTAACGGCTAACGGCTAAAGGCTTCACGGCGTAGGGATGTGAAGTCCAACGATATGATGTCCAGATGAGTCGAGCGGAGCCGGTCAGATGAAGAAATTTCTCAGGGGAGGATTAAAGCCATGGTTGATAATTTGATTATCCTCTATGAATGAGGCGGCGTGCATGGGCAATGATCGATCCAATCCGCCGGGAGAGCTCGGAGCGACTGCACGGTCGTTTGGGGGTTTTGATCGTCTGTTGGCGGAGCATTCTTCTTCGATCCGCCTTTATGTCCGGTCGTTGATGCCGGGTTATGAGGGGGCGGATGATTTGGCGCAAGAGACGTTGATCAAGCTTTGGGAAAAGCGCGATTCGTTTGAAGAGGGGACGAACTTTAAGGCTTGGGCGTTTCAAGTCGGCAAATTTATGGTGATGAATCAACGCCGGAAATTGTCGCGCTCGCCGGTGGTGATGTTGGATGACGAATTGATCGAGAAGATTGACCAGCGTTGGATGGAGAAGGAAGAGAGCCTGACAGATGAGCATCATCGAGCTTTGAAGGCGTGTTTGAATTTGCTAAAACCAGAGGATCAAAATCTTTTGCACGCCCGTTATGCAACCGCTATTTCGCTGGAGACATATGCTGAGCAGGAGGGCACCCGGTCGGGCACCCTCAAGGCAAGGTTGTTCCGTTTGAGAGACGCTTTGCGGGACTGCATCGACCGCCGACTAGGACATTCATGAATCCCATTCCTCCAGAAGACTCCGCTAAAATCAATCGTGCGCTCGATCATTTGATCGATGGCAGTTTGTCGGCTGAGGAGCTTTTGGAAGTTCAGGAATGGATGAAGGCGGATGCGAAGGTGCTCAATCTGTATCTCGAGAAGATGTCCATGGAGTCTTTGTTGAAGGATCATGTGTGGATTCGGAAGGAGCCTGAGGTTTTCACGGCACCGATCAAGTTGCGGAGGGTGGATCGACGACGGTTGGTGATGCTGGCTGCGGCGGCATGTTTGGCATTGTTGCTGGTGTTGACGTTGTGGATGAAACCGAGGCAGGATGCCGGGGCGGGACTCGTTTCTGGCGAAAGGTTGCCAAGTGTGCAATTTTCGGCGGCATCGGTTTTTGAAGGGGTGTCGTCCAAGACGTCAGATGATGGAGCGTTGCCTTTCGGTGATGGCGTGGTGATGCAGGACGGTTCGGTGTCGATTCGACTGCCAAGTGGGGTCGAGGCGTTGTTGAAAAGCCCTTCGCGGTTTTCGATCACGGGTGCGAACCGCTTGAAGTTGGATCAGGGATCGGGATGGTTTCGAGTGCCTCCGGAGGCCAAGGGGTTTGCGGTGGATTTGCCGGAGATGGAGGTCATTGATTTAGGCACAGTGTTTACGGTGCGGGTGGATGAGCTCGAACATCAGGTGCAAGTCGAGCAAGGGTTGGTTGAGGTGAGGCAACGGACGGTCGGACTTGGAACCCAGCGGTTAAAGGCGGGGGAGATGCTGGTGCGGCGCGCCAACCACGAGACGGTTCAACTGGTATCGGGAGCGTCTTTGGTTGACCCGGATTCCTTGAAGGATGACGCAGAGGTCGTATTCCGAGAGTCGTTAACGGGTGTGTCGGACCAGCCATTTTCGGAACGGATACCGTTGAAGGGTAGTTGGACTGTTTTGGAAGGTATTCCGCAGATCAGTCATGGGCGGTTTGTGGCCAGGTCGAACTTCACGCATTTGATGGGCCGGTTTTCCCGTCCCATTGAGCCTTCGGAAAATGCGGTAGTTATGGTGAGCTTCAAATCGGTGTCTCCGATGTCGCTGTTTCACTCCGAAGGATTTGCCGGCATCAGTTTGTTTGACCGGGATGGGGAACTGATGTTTTTTGGCGACAAAGGGGAAGATTCTTACTCTTGGGAACTGTTGACTTTTGGTAAAAATTATCGGGGTCCGGCGGAGAAACGGAGGGCTTATGATCTTGCGATTCAAGGCAGTGCGGAAACCTTTACGCTGCGATACCGTCAGCGCACCGGTGCTTTTGAAGTGTTTCGCGGATGGGGGGCACAGGGTTTGCCGTTGATTCGCGGAACGACGGATGCTGGCTTGCGATTTGACGGAGTGAGAATCGCCAATGGTGAAGGCGGGGATTTCTCTTTTGAGGATATTGAGGTGTCGGTGGTGAAGGAGACGAAGGGCCAATGAGGGCGTTTTTTATCCGCGCTGGATAGATTCCGTGATTTTTTTGGCAACCGAATGGCGGAAGGAAACATTTGGAGATTGGCGGGCGCATTGAAGGGCCCGCGTGTTCATTCTACTCGACTCAATTTCATGGTTCGCCAATCTGCTTTACTCGTCTGTCTGCATCTGGTTTTTTTGCCAATAGGGGTGAATGGTCAGGAAGCAGCTTCTGGGGCAAAAATGGTGGTGCAACAGGATCGTGAGCGCATCTTAACTGCGGCTGAAGCGGTGCTCGCCAAGATGCCATTCAGCATTACTTTTGACCGATCTCCCCTAAGCGAAGGTGGGCCGGACGAGTTCTTCTCGATGAGCGATCATTACTGGCCTGATCCTGCCAAGGCGGACGGCAAACCATACATCATGAGGGATGGTCAGTCGAACCCGGGGAATTTTAATCAACACCGGGAAACCCTGATGGCGATGCGGGATGCCACGTCTGTTTTGGCGGCAGCGTATTGGCTGACAAAAGATGAACGTTATGCCGCCAAGGCAGTGGAGATGCTGAAGGTGTTTTTTCTTGATGAGGGGACTCGAATGCATCCCAGTCTGGATCATGCTCAGGCAATCATAGGCAAGCCGACGCCGGACCGGGGGACCGGACTGATTGATACCTTGCATTTGGTGGAAGTGCCGTTGTCGGTGCTGACGCTGCGTAATTCCAAGGCGATGAAGGTGGAAGTTTTTGATGGCTTGCGGCAGTGGTTCGCCGATTACACTTCCTGGCTTGTTAGCAGTTCCAAGGGGAAGAATGAGGCGAAAGCGATAAACAATCACGCCGTGGCCTACTGGCTTCAAGTGGCGTCATTCGCGACGCTTACGGAAAATGAAGCGTTGTTGGTCGAATGCCGACGTCAATTTAAGGAGGTTTTCATCGGTGTGCAGATGGCTGTGGATGGTGGCTTTCCATTGGAGTTGGGGCGAACAAAACCGTATGCCTATTCGATTTTCCAACTGGATAACATGACGGCGCTTTGCCAGCTGTTATCCAGTTCGTCGGACAATCTTTGGACGTTTACGACGAGCGACGGCAAATGCATGCGAAGAGCCATGGCCTTTTTGTATCCTTTTCTTGCCGATAAATCCTCCTGGCCTTTGAAACCCGATGTTCATGCTTGGGAGGGATGGCCAGTTCGTCAATCGGCGTTGTTGTTTGGAGGCATCGCCTTTCACGAGGACAAATATTTGCGGTTGTGGCGCAGTTTGAATGCCGATCCAGAAGCATTCGAAATTCGGCGAAATAACGCCATCACGCAGCCTTTTTTGTGGACTGCGCTGTTTGATCATTCGACCGCGACCGCTGCGCCAAAGAAACTGCGTGCCAAGGATGTTTTTGAGCCAAACCAAAGGATCATGTTCGCAGACATTTTCAAGGGTTTGCCTTTTGAAAGGTGGAACATTTCGGAAGATGATCGATATTCACTTCCGGTTGCTAGTTCGGAACGCATTCAGGTGGTGGATGCGCCGGGACCATGTGAAGATGGCAAGGCCGTGAAGTTTGTGGTGAGAAGGGCACCCAACTCATTTAGGTCGGAAATTTCACTGCCTCATGAAGAGGGGTTTCAGGAGCGATGGTATGCGGCCAAAATTTTCATTCCTGAAGATTGGGTATTTGATCCATTAAAGGCGCAGGATATCGTTTTGCAGTGGCATGGCATACCTGGCAATTGGAAACCTACGCATCCCAACCTGGCTATCTCCATCAGCAATGACCGATGGTATATACGGCAGAGTTTTGGTTCGCCACAAGAGGGGGTGTCTCGAAACAGTGAACGGCTTGAAGAGTCTGTGCAGAGGGGGCAATGGGTCTCTTGGATCATTCATGCCAAGTGGCATCCTGGTGCCGAGGGATTGTTGCAGATTTGGAAGGACGGTAAATTGGTGTTTAATCAAGCCGGGCCAAATGTGTATGGCACCATCGGCGTGGAATATACCCCTTACTTCAAGACTGGAATCTACCGGCCTGAGTGGCATGTCAATACTGAGCGCAAGTTGGAAAATTTTAGGACCGAAGTGGCGGAATCCAAGATAAAGACGGTGTTCGTCAGTGATGTGAAAGTCGGTAGTGAACGGGCACGATTGGAAGACTTCATCGGCAACGCCTCAAAGTAATGACTACGCGATGCGTTCCTACCAGGGTTTTCAAGTTATGACATTCAACATGATGATTTTGATAGGGTGGAGCTTGCTTTTTACTGGCCTGGTTCAAGCTGAAGATCGACGAAATCATCCGAATGTTTTGTTGATCGCGGTGGACGATCTCAACGATTGGATCGGGTGCATGAAGGGGCATCCACAGGCGAGGACACCGCACATGGACAAGCTTGCAGCACGCGGGGTGTTGTTCACCAATGCTTATTGTGCTGCACCGGTTTGTCTGGCTTCGCGCACGGCAATCTTTTGTGGTCGATATCCTGATCAGACAGGTGTTTTTAGTAACTGGGGGAAGACGCGTGGAAAGATGCCTGCAAAGTCATTGCAGATGCCGCTTCACTTTTCAGCAACGGGATATGAGACACTTGGTGCTGGCAAACTTTATCACGCAGCCTCGCCGCAATTTTTTGATGACTATTTCGATACCGAGCAGCGCTGGAGTCCATTCACTCAAGAGCAGGCGCAATATACGGAAGCGGAATTGCCGAGTAAAGGGAGTGACTCGCCGGAGCATTTGGTGGTTGATGGCCCCGGTGGGAAAGACTGGATTTTGCCCCTAAACGGACTACCCAGTGAACGCAATGCTGATGGTAAAGAAGGGGAGTCGTTTGATTGGGGGGCTGTCGATGTTGCGGATGTTGAGATGGGAGACACGCGCATCACTAACTGGGCGATGGAAAAACTGGGTGGGCAAAGGACCAAACCGTTTTTTCTCGGAGTAGGATATTACCGGCCACACATTCCGCTTTTTGCGCCGCAACAAGATTTTGATGTCCTGCCGCCGGTGGAGGCGATTCAACTGCCGTTATGCATCCCTGATGATTTGGACGACTTAGGGGAGGCAGGCAGACGGTTTGCACTAGATCCAATTACGGCAGGCACCCATCAGTTGGTGACTGATCACGCGCAATGGAAACAGGCGGTGCGGGCCTATCTGGCGTGCATTGGTTATGTGGATCGTCAGATCGGGAGGTTGATTACCAAGCTGGATGACAGCGAGCACGCGGGGAATACGTGGATCATTTTGTTTAGCGATCATGGCTGGCAGTTGGGGGAAAAGCAGCATTGGGGCAAGTGGACAGGTTGGAGGACATCGTCACGTATGCCTTTGATCATTGTTCCACCTGCCAATTTACAATTGCCGCGAGGGAAGGTTTGTGCTGAACCGGTGAGTCTAATGGACTTGTATCCGACGCTGATTGAAGTGTGTGGTTTGGCAGAAAAGAAAGAGGTGGCTGGCAGGTCTTTGATGCCATTGTTGAAGAATCCGGAGCAGGACAATGGACGTGCAGTTGTGACGGCTTTTGATCCGGGTAATCATGCCTTGTCTACCCGGGAATGGCGTTATCTTCGTTATGAAAATGGGGAGGAGGAGCTTTACCATGTTCATGCTGATCCGCATGAATGGCACAACCTTGTTAACGTAGCGCAACACCGTTCCATCTTGACAGAAATGCGTCACAGGCTTGAAAGTGAACTGCTCGACATTCGGGAGCAGTAGTGTCACTTGATCCTAAATTATAGGCAGATCATGCTTCAGAGTGAACTTGTGATTTTGATTGTCGCTACGTGATCATGTGACCAGTGAGGGAACGAATTGGATTTCGCAGTAGAGAAATATTTGGTTTTTTTGCAACCGAAGTTGGCGGTCGAACATCCGCCCTCTGAATTCCTTCAGCCGCACTTCGCGGGATTCGAAGGAAACCCTCGTTCCCGTAATCTCCAAAATCTCATCTTCTATGGAATATCCTGATGTGCCTATCCCGCGTTTCCAAAAAACTACGAGGTCCATTTTTTTGTGTGGGGGGTGCTTGTTGACCATGGCCGCAATGCAAACTCCACTAGGTGCGGCCACTTTGTTCTGGGATTTTACGCCAGCGACTGCCAATGGAGTTTCCAATGGAGGAGGCACGAGCGTTGCCCCGGGCAATTGGTTGGGTGGTGCAAGTTGGGACAGGGGCACGGGTAGTGGCTATCAAATATGGGCTGATGGAAATGATGCATCGATTGCAGGTAATTCGGCCGTGGCGGTAAGTGGCCCTGTCACGATGAACTCTTTGAACATCACTGGTGGGACTGTGAGAATTCAGTCGGACGCTGCCGCCAATGATCATGTGCTTACTCTCACCAATGGTGGAACGATTGCGTCTGGTGGCGTGGTGTTGTTTGGTGGAGATCAAGCCAATGTGTCTGGCAATGAGCGGTCGCTTGATGTGAGGCTTGGCGGCGACATCAATACCAGTGGCACGAGTGGGGGCAACATTGATCTTTTTGGGGGCACCATGCTGTCGTCCACTTCTACCGCGGGAAGGAATATTTACGCCAATGTGCGGATCGGTTTTGGCCAGGGAGCAAGCACCTCAGCAATTTTTGGGAGCAGCACAAACACCGGTTCACTGTTCATCAGCGGCAACCTTTCCACCTTTGGTGGTTCGCGCCGCATTGATGTGGTGTCAGGGATGACGGTTGAAGCTTCGGGCAACTATTTGAATGCCAACTCGGGTAGTGCAGCGTCGTTGACGACGGCTGGTGGAGGGGTTTTGAAGGTTGGCGGAGTCGCGTCGAATAGTGCCATCAACACGTTTGTCGTTGGTGCCGGCACGGATACAACAACGCTGGAACTGACTGGAAGTGGAGTGATGTCGTCTACTGGGTCTGCGACAGGAACCATGGGCAATAATTTTTCAATAAACTCGGTCAATGCGGTGTTGAAGTTCAACTCCTCTTTTGCACAGTCGGCCACGGCGGGGGTGCAAAACTTTGCGGGTGTTATTTCTGGAGGAGGACGTCTTGTTCAGGAAGGTAATGGAGTTTTGGCGTTGACCAACAACAACACTTACACCGGCACAACGACGGTAAGTGGTGGGGTTTTGCAGGTAGGCAGTGGAGGCGTTGGGTCTACCGGAACCGGTGGAGTTACCATTCAGAATGGTGGAACATTGCGCGGCACGGGAACGATTCGCAGCAGTCTGTTTGCGGCGCAACTGGGAGCGGTGATCCAAGCGGGGGACGATGGCGCAGCGACAAGTTTTGGAACGCTGAAGTTCACTCCGGCTTCGGGCAGCGGCATTTTTGATTTTCAAAGCGGCAGCAGTGTCAGTTTGGGCCTCAATCCCAGCGGCTCAGGTGATTTGCTTAGTTTCGATGGTTTGTCTGCTGGCACGTTAGTGTTTGATGGGGACCTGCTGGTGTCGGCGGCAGGTTTTGTGCCGACATCAGTGCAGGTTTTTAACCTGCTTGATTGGATCAATGTCGATACCGTCACGTTTAACAGCCGTTACAATGCGGCTTCTTATGCGGGGCTGCTGCTTGGCAACGGCGATGATAACTTGGGTTTTGATTTGCCGGATATTTCGGGATCGGGTTATGGATGGGATATTGGCCAGTTTCAGACCAACGGGACGATTGCGACTGCTTTGCTGGTGCCGGAGCCTTCCGCATTGTGGTTGGGCGCGGTTGGATTGGCAGCGATGATGTTTAGACGCAAACGCCGGATGGGGACGGAGTTGAGTTGAGGTGTCCGTCGATTGTGGGGTCGCTGGGCGTCGGTGTTGGGGCAAAAAGAATGGCTGGTTGACGAATCAACCAGCCATTGAAAAGGTCTCGATCGAGCTTTGTGAGTTACTTCACATTGCCCAGGGTGGCGTCGCCTTCTTTGAGGCCGAGGGCCCAAAGAATCCCGCCGAGGATGTGGTCTTGATAGACCTGGGCGATTTCAGGGGCGTTTTTGCGCTCGTTGGTGCCGGCTTTCCAAGTGGGATCCCAAACGTCTTCGCGGTGGCCGAGGCTGGTGTAGAAGACTTTGCCTTTGCCGAATTCCTTGTTCCAGCTGATGGGGTAATAGCCAGGGGTGCCGTCGTTTGGATGGGCATTCAGGCCGAGGAGACCATGGACGGTCGCGGGGTCGTAGGATTTGAAGATGTAGATTTCGTCGAAGACTTTGTAGCCGCCGGGGAAGGGTTGGGTGGCGGGATGGGCTTTGTCGTGGATGATGGGCTCGACTTCCACTTGGGCTTTGTGGGTTTGGAATTCGCCGCCGAGCATGTCAACATAGGGACGGAATTTGTGGAAGGTGTCGGAACCGGAGTGCATCGCGATGAAAGCTTTGCCGCCTTTGATCAGGTCAATGAAAGCCTGGGGGTCGGGGAAGGGGAGTTCGCCGGTGGTGTTGCAGAAGACGAAGCCGTCGTATTGCTGAATGTTTTCAGTCGCCAGCTTGCCGTGGGCGTAGGCAGTGATTTTGTCTTCCCAAGCTTTGCGGAGGGGAAGAAATTCGGCCATGGCGGCGGCGTAGGCTTCTTCTTTGGCCTTGAAGGTTTCGTCGGTATCTTTGGCTTCGCGTTTGGGTTTGTTGGGGTTTTTTGGTGCGGGTTCGGGCTGTTGAACGAAGTCGACGGTGAAGGCTCCGCTTTTGGTGGCCAATTCGGCGAGGACTTTTTCGCCGGTCTCGATGGAGGAGTGGCGGAAGCCTGTGGTGATGGAGACAACGAGCAGCTTTTTGGGGGCGGCTTCGGCGAAGGTGGTGAAGGCAAAGATGCCCGCGAGGATGAAGGTGGGAAGACGAAGGATTCGCATAAGAAGAAGGTTACATTACGCGATGGGTGCGTTGATGTCTTTCCTGGAATTGTGTTTTGGCGGGAAAGTTGGCGTGGTTGGGAATGGGTATGAAAAAAGCACCGGAGTGCGGTGCTTTTTTACGAAGAAGAGATGAAAGGCCCGGGACGGACCTTCTACTTTGGAAGATGACTATTATTCGGCGTCTAGTCCAAAGGCGGTGTGGACGGCTTGGGCGGCTTTTTCGATGTCGGCTTCGCTGACGGTCACGGCGGTTTTGATCTCACTGGTGGAGATCATCTGAATGTTGACCTCGGCGGCGGAAAGTGCGGCGAACATACGAGCGGCGACGCCACTGTGGCTGCGCATGCCGATGCCGACGATGCTGAGTTTGGCGATGCCGCTTTCGCTGCGGACATCGGTGTTGGGGCCGATGTCGGCGAGGACTTTGCGGACTTCGGCTTCGGCTCTAGGGAGATCGGCGGCGCTGAGAGTGAAGCTGACATCCGTTTCGCCGTCATAACTGACGTTCTGCACGATGATGTCGATGACGATGTTGGCTTTGGCGATGGCACCGAAAATCAGGGCGGCGACACCGGGCTGGTCGGGGACGTCATCGATGGTGATTTTTGCCTGATTGCGTTCGATGCTGATGCCGCGGACGACGACGGATTCCATGCCTGGAGTTTCTTCTTTCACAAGGGTGCCGGGGTTGGTGTTCATGCTGTTGCGGACTTCGAATCGGACTCCGAATTTTTTGGCGAATTCGACGCTGCGGCTTTGCATCACCTTGCTGCCGCTGCTGGCCATTTCCAGCATTTCGTCGTAACTGATGGTTTCGATTTTTTGAGCTTTCTTAACGACCCGCGGGTCGCAAGTGTAGACGCCGTCGACGTCGGTAAAGATCTGGCAGAGGTCGGCCTTCACGGCGGCGGCCATGGCGATCGCGGTGAGGTCGGAACCCCCGCGGCCGAGGGTGGTGATAAGGCCGTCGCTGGTTTTGCCCTGGAATCCGGCGAGGATGACGATGTTGCCTTCATCAAGCATTTCGTGGACTTCGGTGGGCGTGATGTTGGCGATGCGGGCCTTGGTGTGGACGCCGTCGGTTTCAATGCCGGCCTGCGCGCCGGTGAGGGAAACGGCCTTGCCGCCGAGGGCGTTGATGGCCATGGCGGTGAGCGCGATGGTTTGTTGTTCGCCGGTGGAAAGGAGGACGTCGAGTTCACGCTCGGTAGGAGCTGGGGAAACGGCGTTGGCGAGTTTGAGGAGGTTGTCGGTCACCCCGGACATGGCGGAGACGACGGCGATGATCTGGTTGCCGGCTTGCTGGCTTTCGAGGATGCGGCGGGCGACGTTGCAGATACGTTCGGGATTGCCGACCGAGGTGCCACCGTATTTTTGGACGATCAATGACATGGAAGAGGAGTGCGGGAAAGGGGGGCGGAAGTTGGCACGGTTCGCAGTGGGTGCAAGGAGGAAACGATGAAGGCTCGGCCAAACGAATTTTTACAAAAAGATTGGCTTTGTATGGAAATTATGGATAATGTGTATTATTGTATAATTAAGCTTTATGAAACGGTCGTCTTCAAGTTCTCCGATTCGCTGGATTTTGGCGAGTGTGGTGGTGTGGTTTCTTTTGCAAAGCTTGTGGCTGACCAAGGCGCAGGCGTCGGGAGCTTATCCTTTTCTGAGTTACAATGGGAAAGTGGCGAAGGCTCCGGTCGGGGTGCCGCCAGCAGTGCATCATGCGGTGAAGGCGGCGAACAGTTTGCAGGGAAAACCTTACGTGTTTGGGGGCGGTCATCGGAAGTTGTATGACCGGGGGTATGATTGTTCGGGATCAGTTTCTTATGTGCTGTATCACGCGGGCCTGCTGCGTGGACCGATGCACAGCAAGGCGTTTAAGGACTACGGGCGTCCGGGGCCAGGGAAGTTCATCACGCTGTTTGTGACGGATGGACATGTATTCATGTCGATCTGCGGACTGCGTTTTGACACGAGCGATTGGGGAGCAGGACGAGGTGAGGGGCCGAGATGGAGGCCAAAATCGCGCAAGCTGGCGTCGGGTTACCAGATGCGGCATCCGCCGGGGTTGTGATGTTTAGGGAGTTTGAATCTTCCAGGCTTTGGCGATTTCGGGATGGGTCTCGGTGAGGATGTTGCGAAGATGTTCGCGTTCGGAAGCGGAGAGATGCATGCCGCCTTCGGATGGTGTGGGATCGAGGGCGGATTCGAGTTGCTGGTAAATGGCTTGTTTGAGGGCAGGTGGAAGAGCGAGAAATGATTCGCTGTGGATCATGTAGCTGCAGCGGTGTTTGAATAGGCGGGTGTGGAGCTGGAAGTCTTTTAAGGAACGGCCATCGCTGGTTTCCTTGCGGTTTTTGCGGAAGGCGTCCTGAAAGGCCGGATTGCCTTCGATTCCGCCTTCGGGGAGGGGATGTTCGTCGGCGAACAGGAGGGATTTGACGATGGATTGGGCGTGATGCTGAATGAGGCTGAGGGCGGAGCCTTGGGGTTCGTCGGAGATGGGATCACCAAAGGCGTCTTGCATGGCGCGTTGACGTTCAAGGGCTTCCAACGTAAATCGGGTGGCGGCGGTGAAGAGGTTTTGAATGGCGCATTGGTGTTCGAGCACCATGAGGGCAACGATGTCACTGGTGGTGGTGAGATAGGGGTCGGTGTCGAAGAGGTGGGCGATGGATTCGAGATTGGCACCTTTGTTGCGAGGAAGATGGACGCTGTCACCCGCAGGGTTTTCGCTGGCGGTGACGTTGCCCATGTGGAGTTCACTGCCGTGTTTGCCGGTGACATACCATCCGCCCCAGCGTTCGGAAATCG
This is a stretch of genomic DNA from Phragmitibacter flavus. It encodes these proteins:
- a CDS encoding sulfatase; amino-acid sequence: MTFNMMILIGWSLLFTGLVQAEDRRNHPNVLLIAVDDLNDWIGCMKGHPQARTPHMDKLAARGVLFTNAYCAAPVCLASRTAIFCGRYPDQTGVFSNWGKTRGKMPAKSLQMPLHFSATGYETLGAGKLYHAASPQFFDDYFDTEQRWSPFTQEQAQYTEAELPSKGSDSPEHLVVDGPGGKDWILPLNGLPSERNADGKEGESFDWGAVDVADVEMGDTRITNWAMEKLGGQRTKPFFLGVGYYRPHIPLFAPQQDFDVLPPVEAIQLPLCIPDDLDDLGEAGRRFALDPITAGTHQLVTDHAQWKQAVRAYLACIGYVDRQIGRLITKLDDSEHAGNTWIILFSDHGWQLGEKQHWGKWTGWRTSSRMPLIIVPPANLQLPRGKVCAEPVSLMDLYPTLIEVCGLAEKKEVAGRSLMPLLKNPEQDNGRAVVTAFDPGNHALSTREWRYLRYENGEEELYHVHADPHEWHNLVNVAQHRSILTEMRHRLESELLDIREQ
- a CDS encoding PEP-CTERM sorting domain-containing protein, with translation MNSLNITGGTVRIQSDAAANDHVLTLTNGGTIASGGVVLFGGDQANVSGNERSLDVRLGGDINTSGTSGGNIDLFGGTMLSSTSTAGRNIYANVRIGFGQGASTSAIFGSSTNTGSLFISGNLSTFGGSRRIDVVSGMTVEASGNYLNANSGSAASLTTAGGGVLKVGGVASNSAINTFVVGAGTDTTTLELTGSGVMSSTGSATGTMGNNFSINSVNAVLKFNSSFAQSATAGVQNFAGVISGGGRLVQEGNGVLALTNNNTYTGTTTVSGGVLQVGSGGVGSTGTGGVTIQNGGTLRGTGTIRSSLFAAQLGAVIQAGDDGAATSFGTLKFTPASGSGIFDFQSGSSVSLGLNPSGSGDLLSFDGLSAGTLVFDGDLLVSAAGFVPTSVQVFNLLDWINVDTVTFNSRYNAASYAGLLLGNGDDNLGFDLPDISGSGYGWDIGQFQTNGTIATALLVPEPSALWLGAVGLAAMMFRRKRRMGTELS
- a CDS encoding ThuA domain-containing protein, producing MRILRLPTFILAGIFAFTTFAEAAPKKLLVVSITTGFRHSSIETGEKVLAELATKSGAFTVDFVQQPEPAPKNPNKPKREAKDTDETFKAKEEAYAAAMAEFLPLRKAWEDKITAYAHGKLATENIQQYDGFVFCNTTGELPFPDPQAFIDLIKGGKAFIAMHSGSDTFHKFRPYVDMLGGEFQTHKAQVEVEPIIHDKAHPATQPFPGGYKVFDEIYIFKSYDPATVHGLLGLNAHPNDGTPGYYPISWNKEFGKGKVFYTSLGHREDVWDPTWKAGTNERKNAPEIAQVYQDHILGGILWALGLKEGDATLGNVK
- a CDS encoding aspartate kinase is translated as MSLIVQKYGGTSVGNPERICNVARRILESQQAGNQIIAVVSAMSGVTDNLLKLANAVSPAPTERELDVLLSTGEQQTIALTAMAINALGGKAVSLTGAQAGIETDGVHTKARIANITPTEVHEMLDEGNIVILAGFQGKTSDGLITTLGRGGSDLTAIAMAAAVKADLCQIFTDVDGVYTCDPRVVKKAQKIETISYDEMLEMASSGSKVMQSRSVEFAKKFGVRFEVRNSMNTNPGTLVKEETPGMESVVVRGISIERNQAKITIDDVPDQPGVAALIFGAIAKANIVIDIIVQNVSYDGETDVSFTLSAADLPRAEAEVRKVLADIGPNTDVRSESGIAKLSIVGIGMRSHSGVAARMFAALSAAEVNIQMISTSEIKTAVTVSEADIEKAAQAVHTAFGLDAE
- a CDS encoding C40 family peptidase; this translates as MKRSSSSSPIRWILASVVVWFLLQSLWLTKAQASGAYPFLSYNGKVAKAPVGVPPAVHHAVKAANSLQGKPYVFGGGHRKLYDRGYDCSGSVSYVLYHAGLLRGPMHSKAFKDYGRPGPGKFITLFVTDGHVFMSICGLRFDTSDWGAGRGEGPRWRPKSRKLASGYQMRHPPGL